In Paracoccus contaminans, the genomic stretch CGACCCAGCATTCCGTCAAGGAACTGCGCACGATCGGCTTGCAGCCCGATGTGCTGGTCTGCCGGTCGGAACAGCCCATCCCCGACCGCGAGCGGGCCAAGATCGCGCTGTTCTGCAACGTGCGCCCCGATTCGGTGATCCCGGCCTATGATCTCAAGTCGATCTACGAGGCGCCGATGGCCTATCACCGGGCGGGGCTTGACCGTGCGGTGCTGGATGCCTTCCAGATCAGCCCCGCGCCCAAGCCCGACCTGCGCCGCTGGGAAGACGTGATGGACCGCCTGACCCATGCCGAGGGCGAGGTCCGCATCGCCATCGTCGGCAAGTACACGCAGCTTGAGGACGCCTACAAGTCGATCTCGGAGGCGCTGACCCATGGCGGCATGGCCAACCGCGTGAGGGTGCGGCCCGAATGGATCGCGGCCGAGGATATCGAGGCGGGGAACGGTATCCACCTGCTGGACGGCTATCACGGCATCCTCGTGCCGGGCGGCTTTGGCGAACGCGGCACCGAGGGGATGATCGCGGCGGCCCGCTATGCGCGCGAACGCAAGGTGCCCTATCTGGGCATCTGCCTGGGCATGCAGATGGCCGTGATCGAGGCGGCGCGCAACCTCGCGGGCATCGCCGATGCCGGGTCCGAGGAATTCGACCATGAGGCGGGGGCCGAACGCTTTACCCCCGTGGTCTATCACCTCAAGGAATGGGCGCAGGGCAACCAGCGTGTCGAGCGCAAGATTTCCGATGACAAGGGCGGCACGATGCGGCTGGGTTCCTATACCGCCATCCTCAAGCCCGGATCGCGCATCAGCACTGTCTATGGCGGAGCGACCGAGATCGAGGATCGCCACCGCCACCGCTACGAAGTGGACGCCCGCTATCGCGAACAGCTTGAGGGCTGCGGGCTGATCTTTTCGGGCATGTCCCCGGATGGCCGCCTGCCCGAGGCCGTCGAGGCCGAGGATCACCCCTGGTTCATCGGTGTGCAGTCTCATCCCGAACTGAAATCCAAGCCCTTCGCACCCGCGCCGCTGTTTGCCGATTTCGTGCGCGCGGCCAAGGATCAGGAACGGATGGTATGATCCGCGCTGCGGCACTGGCGGTCTTGCTGCCCGGCGCCGCGCTGGCCGATGCGGCGCTGTTCGTCGTCGAACCCTCGCAGATGCCCTTCGACCTCGGCCCCGGCGCGCCGGCCAACCAGCCCTCGCGCCGGGGCAACGCCCCCTTTGCCGCCGGCAATTCGGGCAGCGCGCCGGGGAACGGCTCGGCCATTCACGCCAATTCGCCCCGCAATCCGGCGAATGGTCCCGGTGGCGGCCGCGCCATCATCGCCGATGGCGAGGCGGTGGGCTATTACACGACCAATAGCGGAACGCTGAACCTGTTCACCGCATCCGGCCGCCGTGTCGCCTATCGCCCCGCGCATGGCACCCGGTCGCTGTTTTCCACCGACGGGCGCTGGTGCGGAACGGTCGCGCAGACCGGCGGCGGCTTTGCTCTGGGCATGACGCGCGAGTGTCTGCAGCGGTTCTTTCAGTAAGGCCCCGGCGCGCCTCGGTTGTTTGCCCGCTCTGCCCGGCTGCCCCCCGTCAGGGGACAGCGTGGCGCATGTTTTCCGGCAGCCAGGTCGCCAGTCCGGGAAAGGCGATCAGGATGAACACCATCACCACCATGATCGCGAACATGGGCAGGGCAGCGCGGGCGATATAGGCCATGCTGTGCCCGGTCATCCCTTGCAGCACGAACAGGTTGAACCCGACCGGCGGCGTGATCTGCGCCATTTCCACGACCACGACCACGAAGATGCCGAACCAGATCACGTCGATGCCGGCCTGCCGGATCATCGGCTCGACCACCGCGATTGTCAGAACCACGGCCGAGATGCCGTCCAGAAAACAGCCGATGACGATATAGAACACCAGCAGCGCCATCAGCAGCTGGAACCTGCCCAGCTCCAGCGCCCCGATCCATTCGGCCAGCGCCCGCGGCAGCCCGGTGAAGCCCATCGACAGCGACAGGAAGGATGCCCCCGCCAGGATCAGCGCGATCATCGCCGAGGTGCGCACCGCCCCCATGAGGCTGGAGATGAAGCTGGACCATGTCAGCGACCGCTGCGCCGCGGCCAGCATCAGCGATCCGACGACGCCGACGGCGGCCGCCTCGGTCGCGGTGGCGATGCCGGTATACATGGACCCGATGATCGCCGTGATGAGGATCAGCACCGGGATCAGGAAGCGGGAGTTGCGCACCCGCTCGGCAAAGCTCATCACCGGCTCGGGCGCGGGGCGGAAATCGGGGGCGATGCGCGAGATGATGGCGATATAGCCCATGAACAGCGCCGCCAGCACCAGCCCCGGCACGATGCCGGCCATGAATAGCTTGGTGATCGATTCATTGATGGTCACGCCATAGACGATCAGCGTCAGCGAGGGTGGGATCATCAGCCCCAGCGTCGCCGCCCCGGCCAGCGTGCCGATGACCAGACGCTCGGGATAGCCGCGGCGGCGCAGCTCGGGGACCGACATCTTGCCGACCGTGGTCAGCGTCGCCGCGGACGAGCCGGACACCGCGGCAAAGACGGTGCAGCCCGCGACATTGGTATGCAGCAGCCCGCCCGGCAGCCGGGCCATCCAGGGCGCCAGCCCGCGGAACATGTCCTCGGACAGGCGGGTGCGATAGAGGATCTCGCCCATCCAGATGAACAGCGGCAGGGCCGTCAGCGTCCAGGACGACGAGGACCGCCAGATCGTGGTCATCATGGCGTCGCCCACGGGGCGGGTGGTGAACATCTCCATCCCGAACCAGGCAACGCCCATCAAGGCAAGGCCGACCCAGACCCCCGCCCCCAGCAGCGAAAACAGGACCAGCAGGAACAGGGCCACGGGGATCAGTTCGGACATGGGCGGATCATCACTCGGCGTGGCTTTGTTCGGGATCGGTGCGGATATTGTCGCGCCCCGACAGCAGCATGGTCACGAGGTTGTCGGCAAAGGCCAGCGCCAGAAGGGCCGCACCCACCGCCACCGGCAGCTGCGCGATCCACAGGGGCGTCGCATCCTGCCCCTGGCTGACATCCCCCAGCGCCCAGGACCAGCGCACCATCTGCGCGGCATACCAGGCAAGATAGACGGCGATCGCCGTGGCAAGCGCCAGGCACAGGGTTTCCGCCGCCCGCCGCCGGCGCCCCAGCGCCTGCAGCAGCAGTTCGACCCGGATATGGGCACCGCGGTTCAGCGTATGCGCAAAGGCCAGGAACGAGGCCGCCGCCATCAGGTATCCGGCATAATCCGCCCCCCCGCGGATCACATGACCCGTCCAGCGGGCGATCATCTGCGCGACGATCATCCCCAGCAGGGCGATCATGCACAGCGCGGCCAGCACGGCCCCGCTGTCATAAAGCCCGTCCAGCCCCCGGCGCAGGGCAGACCGCCGGGCAGCGCCCTGCTGCCCGGCCCCGGTCCCCTGGACTGCGCCCCGATCACTGCCCCCGATAGGCATCGATGATCGCCTTGCCCGGCTCGCCGGCGGCGGCGATGAAGTCCTGGGTCATGGTGGCGCCGAACCCTTCGAGATCCGCCTTCAGCTGCTCGCCGGGGGGGCTGACCTTCATGCCATGCTCGGCCAGGGTCTTGAGATATTCCGTGGCCAGTTCCTGCGAACGCGCGGTTCCGCGGCTGCGCGCCTCTTCCGCGCAGGCGGACAGCGCGCCGCGCGACGCCTCGTCGAGGCCGGCCATTGCATCGGCATTGGCGAACACCACGTTGCGCGGCAGCCAGGCGGACACGTCATAGAAATGATCGACGCTTTCCCAGACCTTGCTGTCCACCCCGGTCGAGCCGGAGGTGATCATCGCCTCGGCCACGCCCGTCGCGAGCGCCTGGCTCAGTTCGGCCGCCTCGATCTGGACGGGAATCATGCCCACCAGTTCGGCCAGCCGCGATGTGGCCGCGTTGTAGGCCCGGAACTTGAGCCCCTTGAGATCGGCGGCGCTGTTGATGTCCTTCTTGGTGTAAAGACCCTGCGGCGGCCAGGGCACCGAATAAAGATAGGTCAGCTTCTGCTTGGCCAGCGCGTCCTTGATCGGCCCCTGCGCCGCATTCCACAGCTTGTCGCTGGCCTCATAGGAGGTGGCCAGGAACGGAATCGCGTCGATGCCGAACAGGCGGTTCTCGTTCTCGTGGGCGGAAAGCACCCGCTCTCCGATCGGGGCCTGGCCGGTCTGGACGGCGCGCTTGATGTCGCTGCCCGAAAAGAGCGATCCGTTCGGATGCACCACGATTTCCAGTGACCCGTTCGATTTCTCGCCGACGCATTTGGCGAAGGCGACTGCGTTCTCGGTATGGAAGTTGGTCGCGGGATAGGCGACCGGCATGTCCCATTTCTCGGCCGCGCCGGCGCCCGTGGCGGCGGTCACGGCAAGGGTCAGTGCGGCAGTCACGGCGGTTGCGGCAATCGCCTTCGGCATCGGCTTTTTCTCCCTTGCATGCGCGGGGTCTCTGGCGGGCCCCTCAGATCGCGGCAACCTTACGGGCAGGCCCGCGGCACTGTCCACTGGGCATGTGAACATGCGCCCGCCCGCACCCTTGGCAAGCGCGCCCCGGCGCGTTCATATGCCCAAAACCGAAGCGGGGGCAGGACATGGCGGCAAGGATCGGGCAGATCGATCTCAATTCCGATCTTGGCGAGGGGTTCGGCCCCTGGTCGATGGGCGATGACAAGGCGATGCTGGACATCGTGACCAGCGCCAATATCGCCGCAGGCGGCCATGCCAGCGATCCCGAGACGATGTTTGCGACCTTGGGCACCGCTGCCGCGCGCGGCGTCGTCGTGGGCGCCCATCCCGGCTATCCTGACCGCGAAGGGTTCGGCCGGCGGGTGATCCCCATGGCCCCGGCCGAGATCGGCCGCATGGTGGCCGCCCAGACAGGGGCGCTGTCGGCGCTGGCGCAGATGGCGGGCACGGCGGTGCGCTATGTCAAACCGCATGGCGCGCTGGGCAACCTGGCCGCCGCCGATCCGGCGGTCGCCCGCGCCATTGTCGCGGCGGTGGCGCAGCTGTCGCCGCGTCTGGCAATCCTGGCGATCTCGGGCACCGCGCTGGAACAGGCCGCGCGCGCCGAAGGGGTCGAGGTGTTTTCCGAAATCTTCGCCGACCGGGCCTATCTGCCGGACGGCCAGCTTGTCCCCCGTTCGCGGCAGGGATCGGTGCTGCATGATCCGGACGCCATTGCCGAACGGCTGATCGGCTTTCTGGAAAGCGGCACGATGCCGACCATCGATGGCGGGACGGTGACGCTCGCCGCGCAGTCGATCTGCGTTCACAGCGACACCCCCGGCGCCGTGGCCATCGCCCGCGGCCTGCGCACGCGGCTGACGGCCGCCGGCGTCACGATTGCGCCTTTCCTGTGATGGCCGATACTGCCGCCCCGCGCTTTGTCCCCGTTGCCGATCACGCGCTGCTGGTCGAATTCGGCACCGTCATCGACGATGCCGTGACCGACCGCGTGCATGCGCTTGACCGCACCTTAGCCGCCGCCCCCTTTGCCGGCCTGCGCGAGACGGTGCCGGCCTTCGTCAATCTGCTGATCGACTTTGATCCGCTGGCAACCGACCATGCGACGGTCGAGGCGGCAGTGCGCGACCGGCTTGCCCGCCCGGCCATCGCTGCGCGCCCGGCGGCAACGCATGTGGTCGAGGTCTGCTATGATGCCGAGCTTGCCCCGGATCTGGGGGCGGTGGCCGAGCAGACGGGGCTGACAACCGACGGGGTGATCGCGGCCCATCTGTCCGGGCGCTACCGCGTGGGGATGTTCGGCTTTGCGCCGGGCTATGCCTACATGTCCGGCACCCCGGCCGAAATCCGGCTGCCGCGCAAGACGGCGCCGGTGCGGGGCGTGCCTGCGGGGCAGGTCATCATCGCCGGCGCGCAGTGCATCGTCACCACGTTGGAGATGCCGGCAGGATGGTGGCGGATCGGCCGGTCCCCCACCCGCATCCTGCGCGACGACCCGGACCGCCCTTTTCTGTTCGATGCGGGCGACATCGTGACCATGCGGCGCATCGACCGCGCCGCCTATGACCGCGCGATGGCGGCCCATCATGGCTGAGGCGCGGCTGAAGGTCATCCAGGCCGGTCCGCATGTCTCGTTCCAGGACGGGGGGCGGCCGGGGCTGATGCGCTATGGCGTCACCCGTTCGGGCCCGATGGACCGGCTGGCCCATGCGGCGGCGAACCGGGCGCTCGGCCGGGCCGATGATGCCACGGCGATCGAGATTTCGCTGGGCGGGCTGGTGCTTGAATGCACGGCCGGGGCGCTGTCGCTCTGCGTGGCGGGCGGGGGCTTTGTCGTATCGGCGGCCGGCGCCGCGGTTCCTGCCTGGGGCGTTCTGACGCTGCGCGCGGGCGAGCGGCTGGTCATCCGCCCCGGCCACTGGGGCAGCTGGTGTTCGCTGGCGCTGGCGGGCGATCCGCAGGTGCCGTCCTGGCTGGGCCACACCGCCACCCATACCCTGTCGGGCCGGGGTGGCGGGCTGCTGAAGCCGGGCGCCGAGATCGTGGTCGAAAACGCACGGGTGATCGGCAACCGGCCCATCCCTTGCCCTGTCTTTGCCCGGCCCCTGCGCATGGCGGCGGTGGTGCCCGGTCCGCAGGACCACCACTTTCAGCCCGGCGCGATCGGGGCGCTGGTTTCGGCCCCCTGGCGTGTCAGCAGCGCCTATGACCGCATGGGGATGCGCCTCGAAGGGCCGCCGCTCGCGCTGGGGGATGCCCTGTCCATCCCGTCCGAGGCGATCGTCGCGGGGTCGATCCAGGTGTCGGGGGACGGCGTGCCGACGCTGCTGCTGCGCGATCACCAGACCACGGGCGGGTATCCCAAGATCGCCACGGTGCTGGGCTGCGACCTGGACCGGATCGTGCAGCTGCGCCCGCGCGATGTGCTGCGCTTCATTGGCGTCACCCCGGCCGAGGCGGTGGCGCGTGCCCGCCGTCAAACGGCGCAGACCCGGCAATGGCTGGAGCGGCTGGACAGCGGCGGCAGCGGGGCAGAGCCCGCCGCCCCCTGATCGGCCGCCGGTCAGCCAAGGCCCCGCCAGGCCCGCATCCGCGCACCGCCCCGGCCAGAGCCGCTGCCCCGGGCGGGCCCGACGCTGATCGCTGCCTTGCGCGGCGACCATCCGCAGCGGCCAAGACCTGTCCGGGGCGCCGCGGGATGGCAGGCCGATCCCGACAGCGCGGGCATACCCTGCCCGGCATGCGGCATCCTTGAACGACGGCCGCCGCTGCCATGCACCCGGCTGGGCATGCCATCAGGGGCGAGGCTCCGCCCCCGCGGTCAGCGTGATCCCTGCCGCGCCGCCCCGGCACCGGCGCCCTTGCGCCGGCCGCCATCGCGCGCCGGGGGGGGCGGCTTTTCCGCCGCCCCCTTATCGGCGCTGCCGGGTTGCGCCCGGCCTGCCTCGCGGATCTTGAGCGCAAGGTCCTTGGCGATGGCAAAGGCGCCCTTGATGCGATCGGCATCGGTCGGCCACGGGGCGCTGACGACCAGCTTGTTGTCGGAAATCCGCGCCGCGCCCTTCTGTTCCTGCAGATATTCGACCAGCCCGCCAGGGTTGGGGAACTTGTCCTGATGAAACTGGATGGTCGCGCCCTTGGGGCCGGCGACCAGCGAGGCGATATTGGCCTTTTTCGCCATCGCCTTGATGCGGATGACCAGCAGCAGCGTGTTGACCTCGCGCGGCAGCGGGCCGAAGCGGTCGATCAGTTCGGCGGCAAAGCCTTCCAGCTCGACCTTGGTGGTCAGCTGCGACAGGCGGCGATACAGGTCCAGCCGCACGTCCAGATCGGGGATGAAGCTTTCCGGGATCGTCACCGGCACGCCCAGCGTCAGTTGCGGCGCCCATTCATCGTCGGGGGTGCCCTCGATCTCGCCCGATTTCAGCTTGGCGATCGTCTCCTCGAGCATCGCCTGGTAGAGCTCGAAGCCGACCTCCTTGATATGGCCGGACTGTTCCTCGCCCAGCAGGTTGCCGGCGCCGCGCAGGTCCAGATCCTGGCTGGCGAGGTTGAACCCCGCGCCAAGGCTGTCGATGGACCCCAGGAACTTGAGCCGCCGCATCGCCTGCGGCGTCAGCGGCACGCGCGGCTTGGTCGTCAGATAGCAATAGGCGCGGGTGCGCGAACGGCCCACCCGCCCCCTGATCTGGTAAAGCTGCGCCAGCCCGAACATGTCGGCGCGCCAGACGACCATCGTGTTGGCGCGGGGGATGTCGAGCCCGCTTTCCACGATGCTGGTGGCCAGCAGCACGTCATGGCCGCCATCGTAAAAGGCGTTCATCCGCTGGTCCAGATCGCCCGCCGCAAGCTGGCCATGGGCAACCAGATAGCTGACCTCGGGGACATGCTCGCGCAGCCAGTCCTCCACCTCGGGCAGGTCGGACAGTCGCGGGACGACCAGGAAGGACTGGCCGCCCCTGTATTTCTCGCGCAGCAGCGCCTCGCGGATGGTGACGCTGTCGAATTCGGACACATAGGTGCGGATCGCCAGCCGGTCCACCGGCGGCGTGCCGATCACCG encodes the following:
- a CDS encoding CTP synthase, which translates into the protein MARYIFITGGVVSSLGKGLASAALGALLQARGYTVRLRKLDPYLNVDPGTMSPFEHGEVFVTDDGAETDLDLGHYERFTGVSARRTDTVSAGRIYSNVLEKERRGEYLGKTIQVIPHVTNEIKDFLAIGEDEVDFQLCEIGGTVGDIEGLPFFEAIRQFMQDRPRGQCILMHLTLLPWLAASGELKTKPTQHSVKELRTIGLQPDVLVCRSEQPIPDRERAKIALFCNVRPDSVIPAYDLKSIYEAPMAYHRAGLDRAVLDAFQISPAPKPDLRRWEDVMDRLTHAEGEVRIAIVGKYTQLEDAYKSISEALTHGGMANRVRVRPEWIAAEDIEAGNGIHLLDGYHGILVPGGFGERGTEGMIAAARYARERKVPYLGICLGMQMAVIEAARNLAGIADAGSEEFDHEAGAERFTPVVYHLKEWAQGNQRVERKISDDKGGTMRLGSYTAILKPGSRISTVYGGATEIEDRHRHRYEVDARYREQLEGCGLIFSGMSPDGRLPEAVEAEDHPWFIGVQSHPELKSKPFAPAPLFADFVRAAKDQERMV
- a CDS encoding TRAP transporter large permease, translating into MSELIPVALFLLVLFSLLGAGVWVGLALMGVAWFGMEMFTTRPVGDAMMTTIWRSSSSWTLTALPLFIWMGEILYRTRLSEDMFRGLAPWMARLPGGLLHTNVAGCTVFAAVSGSSAATLTTVGKMSVPELRRRGYPERLVIGTLAGAATLGLMIPPSLTLIVYGVTINESITKLFMAGIVPGLVLAALFMGYIAIISRIAPDFRPAPEPVMSFAERVRNSRFLIPVLILITAIIGSMYTGIATATEAAAVGVVGSLMLAAAQRSLTWSSFISSLMGAVRTSAMIALILAGASFLSLSMGFTGLPRALAEWIGALELGRFQLLMALLVFYIVIGCFLDGISAVVLTIAVVEPMIRQAGIDVIWFGIFVVVVVEMAQITPPVGFNLFVLQGMTGHSMAYIARAALPMFAIMVVMVFILIAFPGLATWLPENMRHAVP
- a CDS encoding TRAP transporter small permease, with protein sequence MPIGGSDRGAVQGTGAGQQGAARRSALRRGLDGLYDSGAVLAALCMIALLGMIVAQMIARWTGHVIRGGADYAGYLMAAASFLAFAHTLNRGAHIRVELLLQALGRRRRAAETLCLALATAIAVYLAWYAAQMVRWSWALGDVSQGQDATPLWIAQLPVAVGAALLALAFADNLVTMLLSGRDNIRTDPEQSHAE
- a CDS encoding TRAP transporter substrate-binding protein, which encodes MPKAIAATAVTAALTLAVTAATGAGAAEKWDMPVAYPATNFHTENAVAFAKCVGEKSNGSLEIVVHPNGSLFSGSDIKRAVQTGQAPIGERVLSAHENENRLFGIDAIPFLATSYEASDKLWNAAQGPIKDALAKQKLTYLYSVPWPPQGLYTKKDINSAADLKGLKFRAYNAATSRLAELVGMIPVQIEAAELSQALATGVAEAMITSGSTGVDSKVWESVDHFYDVSAWLPRNVVFANADAMAGLDEASRGALSACAEEARSRGTARSQELATEYLKTLAEHGMKVSPPGEQLKADLEGFGATMTQDFIAAAGEPGKAIIDAYRGQ
- a CDS encoding LamB/YcsF family protein, producing MAARIGQIDLNSDLGEGFGPWSMGDDKAMLDIVTSANIAAGGHASDPETMFATLGTAAARGVVVGAHPGYPDREGFGRRVIPMAPAEIGRMVAAQTGALSALAQMAGTAVRYVKPHGALGNLAAADPAVARAIVAAVAQLSPRLAILAISGTALEQAARAEGVEVFSEIFADRAYLPDGQLVPRSRQGSVLHDPDAIAERLIGFLESGTMPTIDGGTVTLAAQSICVHSDTPGAVAIARGLRTRLTAAGVTIAPFL
- a CDS encoding 5-oxoprolinase subunit B family protein; translation: MADTAAPRFVPVADHALLVEFGTVIDDAVTDRVHALDRTLAAAPFAGLRETVPAFVNLLIDFDPLATDHATVEAAVRDRLARPAIAARPAATHVVEVCYDAELAPDLGAVAEQTGLTTDGVIAAHLSGRYRVGMFGFAPGYAYMSGTPAEIRLPRKTAPVRGVPAGQVIIAGAQCIVTTLEMPAGWWRIGRSPTRILRDDPDRPFLFDAGDIVTMRRIDRAAYDRAMAAHHG
- a CDS encoding biotin-dependent carboxyltransferase family protein; its protein translation is MAEARLKVIQAGPHVSFQDGGRPGLMRYGVTRSGPMDRLAHAAANRALGRADDATAIEISLGGLVLECTAGALSLCVAGGGFVVSAAGAAVPAWGVLTLRAGERLVIRPGHWGSWCSLALAGDPQVPSWLGHTATHTLSGRGGGLLKPGAEIVVENARVIGNRPIPCPVFARPLRMAAVVPGPQDHHFQPGAIGALVSAPWRVSSAYDRMGMRLEGPPLALGDALSIPSEAIVAGSIQVSGDGVPTLLLRDHQTTGGYPKIATVLGCDLDRIVQLRPRDVLRFIGVTPAEAVARARRQTAQTRQWLERLDSGGSGAEPAAP